One stretch of Bombina bombina isolate aBomBom1 chromosome 7, aBomBom1.pri, whole genome shotgun sequence DNA includes these proteins:
- the DMAC1 gene encoding distal membrane-arm assembly complex protein 1, producing MSSTEPVTAPARTPMFGNCWSCRVLCGSGLIGAGGYVYMAARKGVQRGGPTSMGTVAQIVFALSIAAWGITILVDPVGKAKRKDA from the exons ATGTCCTCTACGGAGCCTGTGACCGCGCCTGCTCGTACCCCGATGTTCGGTAACTGCTGGAGCTGTCGGGTACTGTGCGGTTCCGGGCTTATAGGTGCCGGCGGTTACGTGTACATGGCGGCTCGGAAAGGTGTGCAGAGAGGCGGCCCGACCAGCATGGGGACCGTGGCACAAATCGTGTTTGCTTTGT CAATAGCAGCCTGGGGAATCACCATATTGGTAGATCCAGTGGGAAAAGCAAAACGTAAAGACGCCTGA